In a single window of the Olivibacter sp. SDN3 genome:
- a CDS encoding KUP/HAK/KT family potassium transporter — MDITKDFHKLSAAGLLISLGVIFGDIGTSPLYVFKAIIGTSVITSNLIYGGLSCIFWTLTLQTTVKYVLITLRADNKGEGGILSLFSLVKRKAKWLIFPAMIGAAALMADGMITPPITVSSAIEGLKIYNKNLPTVPIVIGIISLLFIIQRFGTSVVGKVFGPIMFVWFSMMGVLGFVYLIEYPEVLRALNPYYAVHILVNYPNAWLILGAVFLCTTGAEALYSDLGHCGKANVRISWIYVKICLLVNYFGQGVWLLQHQGAFLNDQNPFFLLMPNWFLTPGIIIATIAAVVASQAMISGSFTLVAEGVRLNIWPKVKINYPSNQKGQLYVPSVNLLLWLGCMLVILVFKESRNMEAAYGLAINMTFLATTILMAAYLMKKHTPRYLIFLFLMVYLIIEFSFLIGNAAKITHGGWLTLLLAGLLFGVMLCWWWARKVKNNFVRYVDIEGYYPILSELTEDETVPRFASQLVYLTSANFRSEIESKIVYSILQKKPKRADVYWLVHVDVTDEPYTNEYKVDHLIKGKLIRIDFRLGFRVEQRISLLFRKVVEELVKNNEVEITSRYKTLQKYNMVGDFRFVVLEKVVSRSNNLKFTQRLVVDIYNLLKNFSLSEERGFGLDSSFVTIERVPLVISGTKEINIERVYWE; from the coding sequence GTGGATATAACGAAAGATTTTCATAAGCTGAGTGCAGCTGGTCTGCTGATTAGTTTAGGTGTAATATTTGGCGATATCGGTACATCTCCTTTATATGTGTTTAAAGCGATTATCGGAACCAGTGTTATTACTTCCAATCTTATATACGGCGGTCTTTCCTGTATTTTTTGGACCCTGACCTTACAAACAACCGTAAAGTATGTGCTGATTACACTTCGAGCAGATAATAAAGGGGAGGGGGGGATCTTGTCCCTTTTTTCATTGGTAAAAAGGAAAGCAAAATGGCTGATTTTTCCAGCGATGATAGGGGCTGCCGCGCTGATGGCGGACGGTATGATCACACCTCCTATTACGGTTTCTTCAGCTATAGAAGGTCTGAAGATCTACAATAAAAATTTACCTACGGTGCCTATCGTAATCGGTATAATTTCGTTGCTTTTTATCATACAACGTTTCGGTACCTCGGTGGTTGGAAAAGTTTTTGGCCCCATTATGTTTGTGTGGTTTTCTATGATGGGGGTGTTAGGCTTTGTTTATCTGATAGAATACCCGGAAGTACTTCGTGCATTAAATCCTTATTATGCAGTACATATTTTGGTCAATTACCCGAATGCTTGGCTGATTCTAGGTGCTGTATTCTTATGTACGACAGGAGCAGAAGCGCTATATTCAGACTTAGGGCACTGTGGTAAAGCAAATGTACGTATCAGTTGGATTTATGTGAAAATTTGTCTGCTGGTAAATTATTTTGGCCAGGGAGTTTGGCTGTTACAACATCAAGGTGCATTTTTGAATGACCAAAATCCATTTTTTCTTTTGATGCCTAATTGGTTCCTTACGCCAGGAATCATTATCGCTACTATTGCTGCCGTGGTGGCCTCTCAGGCAATGATTTCAGGATCCTTTACTTTGGTCGCCGAAGGGGTACGGTTGAATATATGGCCTAAAGTAAAAATAAATTATCCAAGTAATCAAAAAGGACAGTTGTATGTGCCATCAGTAAATTTGTTGTTATGGTTAGGTTGCATGTTGGTGATTTTGGTATTTAAAGAATCGCGCAATATGGAAGCCGCGTACGGTTTAGCTATTAATATGACATTCTTGGCAACAACGATTTTAATGGCGGCATATCTAATGAAAAAGCATACGCCCAGATATTTGATTTTCTTGTTTTTAATGGTGTACCTAATCATAGAATTTTCCTTCTTGATTGGTAACGCTGCCAAAATTACTCATGGAGGCTGGTTAACGTTGCTATTAGCCGGTTTGTTGTTTGGCGTTATGCTCTGCTGGTGGTGGGCTCGTAAGGTTAAAAATAATTTTGTGCGTTATGTGGATATAGAAGGTTATTACCCTATCCTCAGCGAGCTGACGGAAGACGAAACTGTTCCACGTTTTGCGTCACAACTTGTTTATTTGACTAGCGCTAATTTTAGATCAGAAATTGAATCTAAAATCGTTTATTCTATTCTGCAAAAGAAACCCAAACGTGCTGACGTTTATTGGTTGGTGCACGTAGACGTCACCGATGAACCCTATACCAATGAATATAAAGTCGATCACCTGATCAAAGGTAAATTGATCAGAATAGATTTTCGCTTGGGCTTTAGGGTCGAACAACGAATTAGTTTGTTGTTTAGAAAGGTAGTGGAGGAGTTGGTGAAAAACAATGAGGTAGAGATAACTAGTCGTTACAAAACTTTACAAAAATATAATATGGTGGGAGACTTTAGATTTGTAGTGTTGGAGAAAGTGGTATCCCGTTCAAATAATCTTAAATTTACCCAACGGCTGGTTGTTGATATTTATAATTTGTTGAAGAATTTCAGCCTTTCGGAAGAAAGAGGTTTTGGTTTGGATTCCAGCTTCGTTACCATAGAGAGAGTTCCGTTGGTTATCTCAGGCACAAAAGAAATTAACATTGAACGTGTTTATTGGGAATAG
- a CDS encoding T9SS type A sorting domain-containing protein — protein sequence MAYKYSTFLYISLFSISLLLASSVEAQGVPASTFKADSTTLHAQQTPTKKSRVSDNKDYKIDNLHFGFKPFAPVSGMQKLTNNESDKVLSNVKVFPNQISDQISLSFKLNKDSNVSIKIMDALGNEVSTLLSQRLSSGEQNNSFNVGGKLNQGFYFIRVVAGTETIVKRIEVL from the coding sequence ATGGCATATAAATACTCTACCTTTCTATATATATCCCTTTTTAGTATAAGCCTATTGCTTGCTTCATCAGTAGAAGCACAAGGCGTACCGGCAAGTACATTTAAAGCGGATTCTACTACTTTACATGCTCAACAAACGCCTACAAAAAAGAGTAGGGTTTCTGATAATAAAGATTATAAAATAGATAATCTACATTTCGGTTTTAAGCCCTTCGCTCCTGTTAGCGGTATGCAAAAACTAACCAATAATGAAAGTGATAAAGTTTTAAGTAATGTAAAGGTCTTTCCTAATCAGATTTCTGACCAGATAAGTCTTTCTTTTAAATTAAATAAGGATAGTAACGTCTCCATAAAAATCATGGATGCACTGGGCAATGAGGTCTCGACCTTATTATCGCAACGGCTTTCATCCGGTGAACAAAACAATTCTTTTAATGTAGGAGGTAAGCTTAATCAGGGTTTTTATTTTATTCGGGTAGTAGCTGGTACAGAAACTATTGTTAAGCGAATAGAGGTGTTATAA
- a CDS encoding fumarylacetoacetate hydrolase family protein has protein sequence MKIIAIGRNYAAHAKELENPVPENPVIFLKPDTALLKDNRDFYIPAFSNDVHYEIEIVIRICKEGKHVQPKFASTYYDAIGLGIDFTARDIQTQHKQKGLPWELAKAFDQSAPISTLYPKEKYADLHDINFSLYKNQALVQEGNTKDMLFSFEAIITFVSKYITLRKGDLIYTGTPSGVGSIAIGDHLEGYIADTKLLDFHIK, from the coding sequence ATGAAAATCATTGCTATTGGAAGAAACTATGCAGCTCATGCGAAAGAGCTCGAAAATCCAGTTCCCGAAAATCCTGTCATTTTCCTAAAGCCAGACACGGCATTATTAAAAGACAATAGAGACTTCTATATACCTGCTTTCTCTAATGACGTTCATTACGAAATTGAGATAGTTATCCGTATTTGTAAGGAAGGAAAGCATGTTCAGCCAAAATTTGCTTCGACGTATTATGATGCCATAGGTCTTGGCATAGACTTTACTGCCCGTGATATACAAACTCAGCATAAGCAAAAAGGTTTACCTTGGGAGCTTGCTAAAGCCTTTGATCAATCAGCTCCGATCAGCACCTTGTATCCAAAAGAAAAATACGCTGATTTACATGATATAAATTTCAGCCTGTATAAAAATCAGGCCCTTGTGCAAGAAGGCAATACTAAAGACATGTTATTCTCGTTCGAAGCGATCATAACGTTTGTAAGTAAATATATCACGCTCAGGAAAGGCGATCTCATTTACACCGGTACGCCTTCGGGTGTTGGTAGTATAGCGATAGGAGACCATTTGGAAGGCTACATAGCCGATACCAAGTTATTAGATTTTCACATTAAATAA
- a CDS encoding M23 family metallopeptidase, translating into MAYTKHVVTIITLLLMFSYASSQEPLIQRKTYPKDYFRPPLDLSPQASGSFGELRANHFHSGTDYRTNQREGYPVYAVADGYISRVRVQIGGGGNALYIDHPNGYTSVYMHLQRYNEKIAAHVKSKQYGDERFDVDFPLESHIVPVKKGEVIAYSGNTGGSAGPHLHFELRDTHSEHPINAQLFGLTIPDKVPPLITGLTVYRFGDSGYDENTPREHLQIVGSNGNYRLNTQQPLDVNGATGFGIVAYDRTSVSPNNNGVYAIELLLDNRPIYAAVWESFSFENSRAINSHIDYASYILHKRRTQKSFVEPGNKLEIYQKLVDNGIINLTDQAVHEITYKVRDALGNTSSLSFQIKNNQHYTVSRKKTAEAAIFRYDKENEFKSDAVQMNLPEGALYSDLYFQYSQGAQSKGGYSLIQNLHNRMVPLHAGYRLSIKARDLPAHLQAKAIIVEATGGAVGGYYKDGYVTTTARTFGSFYINVDTIAPTIRSLNLISGKNLSGVNRINFKISDNLSGIQSFNGYIDGKWVLMEYDAKTASLWHTFEKELAKGEHHFKLIVKDWKDNEKTFEANFLR; encoded by the coding sequence ATGGCATATACAAAACACGTTGTTACTATCATAACTTTGCTTTTGATGTTTTCCTATGCATCTTCTCAAGAACCATTAATTCAACGCAAAACTTACCCAAAAGACTATTTCAGGCCTCCCCTCGACCTTTCTCCCCAAGCCTCAGGTTCCTTTGGGGAATTGCGTGCCAATCATTTTCATTCAGGAACAGATTATCGCACCAATCAACGCGAGGGTTACCCGGTTTATGCAGTAGCAGATGGTTATATTTCACGGGTCAGGGTGCAAATAGGCGGCGGAGGTAATGCATTATATATTGACCATCCAAATGGCTACACGAGCGTATATATGCATTTGCAACGCTATAATGAAAAAATAGCCGCTCATGTAAAAAGTAAGCAATATGGAGACGAACGTTTTGATGTAGATTTTCCATTGGAAAGTCATATAGTTCCTGTTAAAAAAGGGGAAGTGATTGCCTATTCAGGAAATACCGGAGGTTCTGCCGGCCCTCATTTACACTTTGAGCTGCGGGACACTCATTCAGAGCACCCCATTAACGCACAGCTTTTCGGTTTGACCATTCCAGATAAAGTTCCCCCTCTAATTACCGGGTTAACGGTTTATAGATTTGGAGACAGTGGGTATGATGAAAATACACCTCGGGAACATCTCCAGATTGTGGGAAGTAATGGAAACTATCGATTGAACACACAACAACCCTTAGACGTCAACGGTGCTACAGGTTTTGGAATAGTTGCTTATGACCGTACATCTGTGTCACCAAATAATAATGGGGTATACGCTATTGAATTGCTATTGGATAATCGACCAATCTATGCTGCGGTATGGGAGAGCTTTTCTTTCGAGAACAGTAGAGCGATCAACAGCCACATCGATTACGCCAGCTATATCTTACATAAGAGAAGAACACAGAAAAGTTTTGTAGAGCCCGGGAATAAGCTAGAGATATATCAAAAACTTGTTGATAACGGTATTATCAATTTAACTGACCAAGCAGTTCATGAAATAACCTACAAAGTAAGGGACGCTTTAGGAAATACGAGCTCTCTTTCTTTTCAAATCAAGAACAACCAACACTATACGGTAAGTAGAAAAAAAACTGCTGAAGCAGCTATATTTCGATATGATAAGGAAAATGAATTTAAAAGTGATGCCGTTCAAATGAACTTACCGGAAGGAGCCTTATATAGTGATTTGTATTTTCAGTACAGTCAAGGAGCACAGTCTAAAGGAGGGTATTCCTTAATACAGAATCTCCATAACCGGATGGTGCCATTACATGCGGGTTACCGCCTGTCAATAAAAGCCAGGGATCTTCCTGCCCATCTGCAGGCAAAAGCGATCATTGTTGAAGCAACGGGTGGTGCAGTAGGTGGCTACTATAAAGACGGATATGTAACGACAACTGCCAGAACATTTGGCAGTTTCTATATTAATGTTGATACTATTGCACCAACTATAAGGTCTCTTAACCTGATATCCGGTAAAAATCTATCGGGTGTTAACCGCATAAACTTTAAAATATCAGATAACCTATCGGGGATACAATCGTTTAATGGTTATATTGATGGGAAATGGGTGCTGATGGAATACGATGCCAAAACGGCTTCATTATGGCATACTTTTGAAAAGGAATTAGCTAAAGGTGAACATCACTTTAAATTGATTGTTAAAGACTGGAAAGACAACGAAAAAACGTTCGAAGCTAACTTTCTTCGATAA
- the bcp gene encoding thioredoxin-dependent thiol peroxidase: MAVLKEGDKAPAIKAKNQNGETVELKDFKGKKIILYFYPKDNTPGCTTEACNFRDNYQSLLGEGFEIIGVSTDSEQSHQKFISKFELPFNLLADEDKKIVSDYGVWVEKNMYGKKYMGTARTTFVIDEDGVIQHIVRKVDNKNASQQIKDLFK; the protein is encoded by the coding sequence ATGGCGGTACTTAAAGAGGGGGATAAAGCCCCGGCGATCAAAGCAAAAAACCAAAATGGTGAAACAGTTGAATTAAAAGATTTTAAAGGCAAAAAGATAATCCTTTACTTCTATCCGAAAGACAATACACCTGGTTGTACGACAGAAGCTTGTAATTTCAGAGACAATTACCAATCGTTATTGGGCGAAGGTTTCGAAATTATCGGTGTAAGTACAGATAGTGAGCAATCGCATCAAAAATTTATCAGCAAATTTGAATTACCTTTCAATCTTTTAGCTGATGAGGATAAAAAAATTGTAAGTGATTACGGTGTATGGGTAGAGAAAAATATGTATGGAAAAAAATATATGGGCACTGCACGCACAACTTTCGTTATCGATGAAGACGGGGTTATCCAACATATTGTGCGAAAGGTTGATAACAAAAATGCGTCACAACAGATCAAAGACCTGTTTAAATAA
- a CDS encoding transketolase gives MSADIAKLESIAKQVRRDIVRMVHSCQSGHPGGSLGCTDFFVALYFHQLSRRKEFNLDGINEDLFFLSNGHISPVFYSTLARAGYFDISELATFRKINSRLQGHPTTHEHLPGIRVASGSLGQGLSVAIGASRAKKLNHDDKLVYVLMGDGELQEGQVWEAAMYAPHNKVDNLIATIDLNGQQIDGSTEQVLSLGNLKAKWEAFGWDVLETNGNDMNQLLDTLAEAKNRTGKGKPIMILMKTEMGNGVDFMMGSHKWHGVAPNDEQLAAALDQLEETLGDY, from the coding sequence ATGAGTGCAGATATAGCAAAACTTGAAAGCATTGCAAAACAAGTACGAAGAGACATCGTACGCATGGTACATAGCTGCCAATCGGGTCATCCCGGAGGATCATTGGGCTGTACAGATTTTTTTGTAGCGCTTTATTTTCATCAATTAAGTCGCCGAAAGGAATTTAATTTAGATGGCATCAATGAAGATCTCTTTTTTCTGTCGAACGGTCACATTTCACCGGTGTTCTATAGTACGCTTGCCCGAGCGGGTTATTTTGACATAAGTGAACTAGCGACGTTCCGAAAGATAAATTCCCGCTTACAAGGGCACCCCACCACACATGAACATCTACCGGGCATACGGGTGGCCTCTGGTTCTTTGGGCCAAGGTTTGTCAGTAGCAATAGGTGCTTCGCGGGCTAAGAAGCTGAATCACGACGATAAGCTAGTGTATGTATTAATGGGTGATGGTGAGCTTCAGGAAGGACAAGTTTGGGAGGCGGCCATGTATGCACCTCATAACAAAGTAGATAATTTAATTGCCACAATTGATTTAAATGGCCAACAAATAGACGGCTCTACCGAACAGGTATTATCTCTCGGAAATCTCAAAGCGAAATGGGAAGCTTTCGGTTGGGATGTTCTGGAAACGAATGGCAACGATATGAATCAGCTTTTGGATACCCTTGCTGAAGCCAAAAATCGTACGGGCAAAGGCAAACCCATTATGATATTGATGAAAACGGAGATGGGCAATGGTGTTGACTTTATGATGGGATCGCACAAATGGCATGGGGTGGCTCCAAATGATGAACAGTTAGCAGCCGCGTTAGATCAATTAGAAGAAACTTTAGGTGATTATTAA
- a CDS encoding transketolase family protein, with protein sequence MKKYTYTEKKDTRSGFGAGLHEIGKKNDKVVALCADLIGSLKMDAFKKDFPERFFQVGIAEANMMGIAAGLTIGGKIPYTGTFANFSTGRVYDQIRQSIAYSGKNVKICASHAGLTLGEDGATHQILEDIGLMKMLPGMTVINPCDYNQTKAATIAIANHDGPVYLRFGRPSVPIFTDPDQKFEIGKAWMVNEGTDVTIVATGHLVWEAIQAGEKLAEVGIDAEIINIHTIKPIDEEAILRSVSKTGCVVTAEEHNRLGGLGDSVAQVLVKNNPVPQEYVAVNDSFGESGTPAQLMAKYGLNADNIVSAVQKVIKRK encoded by the coding sequence ATGAAGAAATATACATATACAGAAAAAAAAGATACACGTTCTGGCTTTGGTGCTGGCTTACATGAGATAGGTAAAAAAAATGACAAGGTAGTTGCGCTGTGTGCAGATTTAATTGGGTCCTTAAAAATGGATGCCTTTAAAAAAGATTTCCCTGAGCGTTTCTTTCAAGTTGGTATTGCAGAAGCAAATATGATGGGCATAGCTGCGGGACTTACCATAGGCGGCAAAATCCCGTATACCGGAACATTCGCGAATTTTTCAACAGGAAGAGTATATGATCAAATCCGTCAGTCTATAGCTTATTCTGGGAAAAATGTTAAAATTTGTGCTTCACATGCTGGTTTAACCTTAGGAGAAGACGGTGCTACCCACCAGATATTAGAAGATATCGGTCTGATGAAGATGCTTCCGGGAATGACAGTAATTAATCCATGTGACTATAACCAGACAAAAGCGGCCACCATTGCTATAGCAAATCACGACGGGCCGGTATATTTACGTTTTGGGCGTCCATCTGTACCTATATTTACGGATCCTGATCAAAAGTTTGAAATTGGCAAGGCCTGGATGGTAAACGAGGGTACCGACGTTACGATAGTGGCTACTGGCCATCTCGTATGGGAAGCTATACAAGCTGGGGAAAAACTTGCCGAAGTAGGTATTGACGCAGAAATAATTAATATACATACCATCAAACCTATTGATGAGGAAGCTATTTTAAGATCAGTTTCAAAAACAGGTTGTGTGGTAACGGCAGAAGAACACAACCGTTTAGGCGGACTAGGCGATAGTGTAGCACAGGTTTTAGTAAAAAACAACCCTGTCCCACAGGAATATGTGGCCGTGAACGATAGCTTCGGAGAAAGTGGTACACCGGCCCAATTAATGGCTAAATATGGCTTAAATGCCGATAACATCGTAAGCGCTGTTCAAAAAGTAATCAAGCGCAAATAA
- a CDS encoding RNA polymerase sigma factor produces MEDSIIIEKFSVEKTRNEAFNLLLNKYQQRIYWHVRRLVVDHDDADDLVQDIFVKVWKNLANFRADAQLYTWLYRIATNECITFLNKKKQYQNISLDDDSSSYLAETLTSSSYFNGNQAQLKLQQALLTLPEKQRLVFNMKYFDDLKYDEISEVLGTSVGALKASYHLAVKKIEHFFNESD; encoded by the coding sequence ATGGAAGATTCAATTATAATTGAAAAATTTTCGGTAGAGAAAACGCGTAATGAAGCCTTCAATCTTTTGTTGAATAAGTATCAGCAAAGAATTTATTGGCATGTGAGAAGGTTGGTGGTAGATCATGACGATGCCGACGACTTGGTACAGGACATTTTCGTTAAGGTTTGGAAAAATTTGGCTAATTTCAGAGCAGATGCACAGCTATATACCTGGTTGTACCGCATTGCTACCAATGAATGTATTACCTTTCTGAATAAGAAAAAACAATATCAAAATATCTCATTAGATGATGACTCATCTTCGTACTTAGCAGAAACTTTAACAAGCTCTTCTTACTTTAATGGTAACCAAGCTCAGTTAAAGTTACAACAAGCATTATTGACATTACCAGAGAAGCAACGACTGGTGTTCAACATGAAATACTTTGATGATTTGAAATATGATGAAATTTCAGAAGTTTTAGGCACTAGCGTTGGCGCTTTGAAAGCTTCCTATCACTTAGCTGTTAAAAAAATTGAGCATTTTTTTAATGAAAGCGATTAA
- a CDS encoding DUF4179 domain-containing protein: MDNKNNRHQDWENKQITGILNSNPFIVPENYFNSLEIKIKQRIKVVNETKDFLKVPEGYFDTLQQRIHNRINQTELGKADDPSFVSELKNKAPTAGYTLPVDYFEGLTNKINRAVDSQTSKTVEQKASKGIKRMWSTWIGYAAAACLAITVGVYTFSPTNTPNSLQQRFHNIPENEIISYLEYYTEPADLSVIDDMQLEESFQATERYFTEEDIEAYLDYNI, translated from the coding sequence ATGGACAATAAAAACAATCGACACCAAGACTGGGAAAACAAGCAAATTACCGGTATCTTGAACAGTAATCCATTTATTGTTCCCGAAAATTATTTTAATTCGTTGGAAATTAAAATAAAACAGCGGATCAAAGTAGTAAATGAAACCAAAGATTTTCTAAAGGTACCGGAGGGATATTTTGATACATTACAACAAAGAATCCATAACAGAATCAATCAGACTGAGCTTGGAAAAGCGGATGACCCATCTTTTGTTTCCGAATTAAAAAACAAAGCTCCCACAGCTGGATACACACTTCCTGTTGATTATTTTGAAGGGCTTACGAATAAAATCAACCGTGCTGTCGATAGTCAAACAAGCAAAACTGTTGAGCAAAAAGCATCTAAGGGGATAAAAAGGATGTGGAGCACTTGGATCGGTTATGCCGCAGCCGCCTGTCTTGCTATTACCGTGGGTGTTTATACTTTTTCGCCAACGAATACACCCAACAGTCTGCAACAAAGATTCCATAATATCCCGGAAAATGAAATTATCAGCTATCTAGAGTACTATACGGAACCTGCTGATTTGTCGGTTATAGATGATATGCAGCTGGAAGAGTCTTTTCAAGCAACTGAACGCTACTTTACGGAAGAAGATATAGAAGCTTATTTAGATTATAACATCTAA